In the Ovis aries strain OAR_USU_Benz2616 breed Rambouillet chromosome 18, ARS-UI_Ramb_v3.0, whole genome shotgun sequence genome, gaatGGTTTAACTAGACAGCTCAGAATAAAGATAAAAGTGGTTCACAGAGCAAAAGATGAACCATCTCACTGCGACCAGGTGCTGCTTTCCAGTGCCCTGAAGTGTACTGTATACACAGCATACAGAAATACATGTATAGTTACTGAATCGTAGAGTTTGGGTGCTGGAAAAGACCTTAGAAGGCGTGAGGCCCCACTGTCTCGTTTGACACCTATGGAAATTGGGGCCCAAACAAGAAATGTGACTCAGCCAAGGTGACAGGAGTTGCTTTTGTGGCAAAACTGAAAATCTGTGTTTTTCTGGTGCATTGACTGTTCCCCAAATCTTACCTGTCAAGTACTTAGTATACAGTTCTTTTATACCATCTAAGCAGTTTTATTGCATTTAGCTTTTGTTATAGCATCTCTTGACAGTCTTGATTTTAACAGAATGTAACACTGCTAAAATGTCCCTTAAAGATAGAGAACAGTCAGAGACAGGAAGCTGATATCCCGAAGCATAAATTAACTTTATGACAAaaatcagtgatattagccttactcagattattttatctttattatctttACCATAAAGCATCTGTTGTTTTCTCTCTGTGGGTGTTTTTTCCTTGCATTGAATACGGTATCATGTAACTTGTTGAGACCAGGAGGCCCCTAAGATAAAAGGCAAAACCAGGACAGCCCTTGCAGCTCttgagatttttcattttaagaactAGTTTCAGATGTCTTTATTTCCTTTCGCTTTTTACTTTCTTACTAAACATTGCCTTGAAAAAAGTTACTTTGAAAGGAGAGTACTCATGGCAGAGTAGGTTTTCCTGAGTTACATTTTGTTCATTGACTTTTCTTGTTTGTCTTTAGTTACAGATTTATGATAATAGATCGCTTTGGGAGTGACCTTcagaaaatatatgaagcaaatgcCAAAAGATTTTCTCGGAAAACTGTCTTGCAGCTAAGCTTAAGAATTGTATGTGAGCTACATTCTTCTCGTTTTTAATCCAGTAAAGGCTAGTTGTGTTGACGCTTGGTCCTCTGCTGGTTGGTGTCAGGTACTGCATTAATTTATTGTATATGATGCTTTATAGCTGGATATCCTGGAATATATTCATGAGCATGAGTATGTACACGGAGATATCAAGGCCTCAAATCTTCTTCTCAGCTACAAGAATCCTGACCAGGTAGCTTTATAACTTTAATTTCTACTGTTTAAAACCTGTTGTTTGAAAACAAATAGAGTTGCTATGAACTTTTGAACCCATGCAGAAGTTTTACTTTTTGAAGTAGATATGGTAATAATAATATTTCTTCCTGACACTTTTATCTAGTTAACATTCTACATTTTTGATGCGATTTGTTGGCACTTTATCAAGTTGGCTATTTTGCCCTAAATAATATTCAGAGGAAGTACTTGTGATacaaaatgaatttcaaataGTTATTTGGGGGTGGGAGCTTAAAATTACACAGTGCACCGATGAATTGCGCTCGCCTGTCTGCTTTgtcacttttaaaatttcctttgttcAAGAAATCCATCAAATGTAAGTGTTCTGTTACTTGGAAAATTTGCTCTTTAACATGTTGATTATTGAAATCAATTGGTTTACAGAAATATCTTAGCTGTCTAAATTTGTATAGGGTTTGGAATtcaaatatgcattttttaaGCTTATTGCATTGACTTTGTAATTTTCACCttttaaggaaaagagaaaagctgaTGTTATTATACCTTTTTTTGGGTCAATTTAGTTGGAGTTAGAGGggtttataattttcttgaagctgaCTCCATGATTTTGGTAAAAgtcaggtttcagttcagttcagtcgctgagttctgtctgactctctacgaccccatgaaccgcagcatgccaggcctccctgtccatcaccagctcccggagttcacccacacccatatccattgagtcagtgatgccatccaaccatctcatccggttgtccccttctcttcctgccctcaatctttcccagcatcagggtcttttccagtgagtcagctcttcacatgaggtggccaaagtattggagcttcagcatcagtccttccaatgaacacccaggactgatctcctttagggtggactggttggatctccttgcagtccaagggactctcaagagtcgtcttcaACACAGGTTTAGTTGAAGTCATAGTTGGGCCTCTGTATTTAATCCATTTCATATATGTTCTCACTTCTTAACTTGAGCTTGTGAAAGAAAGGGATACTTAGGCATTTTAGGTGTGTTAAGTCAGTATActgtacttttttcttctttgtcttagGCCTGACTTTGAATTCCTCTTGCTtagctttccctttctcctttgactcctctttcttttcctgtcctccccttccctctctctgttACGGTGGCTGTAAGGAGCTATATAGGTACCAGAGAAGAAATTTGCTGGTTAGAGCAGGCTAATGGAGAAATCCTAAAGGCAGCCACAGAATCTCCAGGCAACTTACTTTATTtgcatttatgttaaaaataagcaagcaagcaaacaacacATAGTTAAGAACCTGAATGGAAAGGATTCCGTTAATTGAAGTAGACCAGACTTatgtaataaatacaaatatgatTTCTCTTTATAGTTGACTGAAACATGCTGCCTTTTGTTCGGGTGGAGATATTTTTGCAGCTTGGTTATCCTTTGGGCATAGGCTTTGGATGGGataatttttttagtatttgatGTATGTGCTCAATCCAGACCCATATTTTTACTACACTTCCCTCCTGTGACCAGATGCATACATCTTCGAGACAGTTACCCGGAGTTGGAGATGTAATATGTGGCTCTGAGACAGAGGAAAGCCAAATTTATTAGCTTTGTATGCTAATCAGATGTACATGTACATGCCCatagatatgtgtatacattatattaaaatttagttttaattatgaAGACTTGACTTtaacatataatatttaaatgtacCTAAGAGCCTCATCTAAAAGTTCTTCAGGTCATCATCataatcttgaaaatatttttatgaagtgAATTGATACTTGATTATTCTACAAGTAAAGAGAGGGAAAACTAACATGCCACGTGTCAGCTAAGTTAGCACTTGCACTCAGTGTGTGGCAGTTGTATTGCGACAAGTATTGATGGTTTACTCTGCTCAGTTTTGTTTTCGATGCCATAAGAAAAAGTGTATGATTTATGATCCTTGCTCAAATTGAGGAGACAAGATTATTACAAGTAAAGCACATACTTGCGTAGGAAAGTCAGCTAGTATTATCTGCACTGTAGCTACACGgtcatttaatgtttttctttaaataaaaggcATTTCAGAATTAAGTACTTGATGTTGTTCGGGTGTTGGATCAAACATGTGGGGTGTCATAGTGTGGCTTTGTGGGCGGAATCTGCCCTCCAGTGACAGTACTCTGTTTCTGAGCTTTACAGGCTTTAATTTGTCTTGGTGCTTGGACATTTATAGGTGTACTTGGTAGACTATGGCCTTGCTTATCGATACTGCCCAGAAGGGACTCataaagaatacaaagaagaccCCAAAAGATGTCACGATGGCACAATTGAATTCACCAGCATCGACGCGCACAACGGTGTGGGTATGTCCGAGGCACCTGAACCTTAGCTACAGCGCCGGTGCTTTCTGCTGAACTCCTGTGGCTCTTCGTCCTGCGTCAGTAGATAAGCAGACGGATCAGAACTGAAGAGGCAGGATGGGGCGGGGGAAGAAGAGAGAGCTCAGGCTACTGCATCTGAGGGACAGGGCACCTACTCCCTGTCTTCCTCTCACCCTTCAGAGGTCGTGATGGGTCGGTGGCGCAGTAGTGCAGTCAGCTGCAGTGAggcttcttttgcttttctttagctTAATTGGAATGCTGGGGGTTTCCCCCATAAAGGTCTGTGTTTTTTTATGCAGCTACAACTTTGTAACCAGTAGACTTACTTTGTCACTCATTCAGCTGGCCTATTTCTTCAGccgttgtttctttttttcctgtgtccAACACTGTGGAGGAGCCAAAACCCCCAGTTCTCTGGGCTTCTTAATAGCTTGCAGCATTTTTAATATCTTCACGTTTTCCAAGGGCACTATTAAATGTGTCAttgctttataatttatttcGTAGACTGGTAGTCTCAGTTTGAAATTGTAGAGTTTTGCCAGTTTGGGTTATAAAGTAAATTATTAGTCGGAGGTAAATGAGTTCTTTGATACTGCCCAGTATTTGATGTTTTTTTCAAAATGGAGTCAAGATTGTATGATGAAAAAGAAGACTGTAGGGTTGACTCTTTTTACCTTATTGCTTTAGATATACCTGAAATTCTGCCTTAAACATCATTTCACTGTGCTGAATCTGCTTCTTTTGTTTCACAGCGCCATCAAGACGCGGTGACTTGGAAATCCTTGGTTATTGCATGATCCAGTGGCTTAGTGGCCATCTGCCATGGGAAGATAATTTGAAAGATCCTAACTACGTTAGAGATTCCAAAATCAGGTAAAGGAAAACTTACAGTAAATTATTTCGGGCAAAACGATGAGGCAGATGTTTGGTCAGAACTTCTTCACGAGGACTATAGCTTTAACTGACACTAATGTAGAAATAAGAAAGTACTTGTTTAACAGTAAGAttccttgcatttatttttgttgaatttattttagAAGAATGTTTGTAAGTGTATTTAGGATAGCACAGTGCTGCTTAATGTGCTCTTCACTGTTATTAAGTATTAATAACTTTCCATGGCATCAAGCATCAAACAGTggctcattcttttcatttttaacagatacagagaaaatatTGCAAGTTTGATGGACAAATGTTTTCCTGAGAGAAACAAGCCGGGTAAGAAAAGACTTCTTCAGCGTTCATAAGGATTTTGTATTCTGAGAGGAAAGCATCCTGAGGTCCGTAGACTAACAACCCTTAATGTAAGAGCTTCGGTGTCGTTAAATGTAACCATCTCACTGGAGCCTTGCTCACGTAGGCCTTTCCACAAGTGGCCTTACTCAGTTGTTATTCAGTGCTTTCGGTCAAGGAACCACATTTCATTCAGTAATGCAGCTGTTTTCTTAGTTGAGGCTCTGTTTTGTGCCTCAGACTCTCCTAGGCATTAGgaatacatcagtgaacaaaatacataaaaactcCTATCCTCATGAAGCTCTAGTTGGGAAAGGTAGACAGTAAACAAGTGAGGAAATCGCACAGTTTATTGCATGGTTAGTACTGTGGCAAAAACGAAAAACACAGGAAATAGAattggagggatggggtgggttGTTATTGTAAATAGGATGGCCTGGAATGGTCCTCCTGTGGAGGTGCCATTTGAGCAGCTGTGGGAAGGAGACAGGGAGTGAGCTCTGGGGAAGAACATGTCCACGCGGAAGGAACATGAGTGCCTGCTGATGCCTGCATCTAGGCCATCACGGGCTTTGGCTTTTACTTTGAGCAAGAGTGCATGAGgtgtggagggaaggagggatgtGAACTGCCTGTCTTTAAGGGAACTCTCTCCAGCTTCTGTCTTGAAGATCCACCGCTAAGGAGGCAAGGCCGGGTACAAACAGGAGCCGGTTAGGAGCCTCCTGCCTTAATCCTCGCAAGGGAAATAGCAGTGCAGGTGTGAGCAGTGGTCAGTCTGGATAAATTTGGGTCTTCTCAAGCCTTTGCTCAGTTGTCTCCTTTTCAGGGAGGTCTACCGTGAGCTTAAGCTGTTTAAATTTGCAGCCTATCAACCACATCTGGAAGTGGAATGTTAGCGCTTTTTCAGCTTTGCTCCCTGTTGCCTTCTCCCAGTCACCAACCTTTTCCTCTGGCCTAATGAATCACTAgcacaacttgcaacatcaaggATTTCTCTTTGAGCTATATGGAAATGGAATCATagagtgaacaaaacagataatttcatgagggcagggatttttaATGTTCTAGTTTCTGGtggcattctttttctttcaatactGCATTTGTGAAATTCATTCCCATTGTtaggtttttttaatgtttttatttattttttaactttattgaggaataattgaCAAATATTCTATAATGTGATGATTTTCTGTGTAGGCATGCCTCATTTTATAGCGATTCACTTTATTGCACTTTacagatgtttttttttcctactaattGAAAGTTTGTGGCCACCTATGTTGAGTAAGTCTGTTGGTGCcgatttttccaacagcatttgctcacttcctgtCTGTCAAATATTGTGGTAACTaccacaatattttaaactttttcattcttattataCTTCTTCTGGTGATTTGTGATCAATGATATTATTGCAAAAAATtgtgactcactgaaggctcagataatGGTGGCcactttttagcaataaagtgttttttaaattaaggtatatacatttttttagatATTATGTTATTTCACACATAATGGACTGCAGTGTAGCATAGACATCACTTTTCAgtgcactgggaaaccagaaaAGGTGACTTGCTTTTTTGTGATACTTGCTTTATTGCGGCGGTCTGGAGCTAACCCACGGTGTCTCCCGAGATCTGCCTGTACGTGTAGACTGGAGACCGATTCTAAGATGAACATGATTTAACACCGCTATCACCTCTCATAGTTCACAGCGTTAACAGCGGCCTTTCTTGAAAAGACCAGCCTTGCTCTGTGATGCCACCTTTGTGTTCAATCATGTGcgaatctgtgagtctgtttctgggctctttcatagtagttttttctttttttttttttctgttcttggggcacactgtcttaattactatagctttctcTGGTAGTTTAAGTCCTCTggcactttttcttctttaaacttgACTTTGCTGTTTTGTGTGATCCTTTGTATATTTGTACATTTTAGAGTCACCTTGTCATTTTCACACATATCCTCTCCCTCTGCAATGTGCTGAAGTTTTGAGTGGGATCGCAGGGACTCTGGACTAATTGGGGAGCATTGGCATCTTTATACAATTGATACTTTGTAGCTTCCATTGAATTTGGTGTCAGTGTCTCTGatctgtgttttatagttttcatttgggAAAAATCTTGCCCATCTTTCATTATATATGTTTGTAGGTATTTGATGCTTTTTGATGGTATTGTATGTGATatgtttttattacttttctagttgcttgttgctagtgtatagaagtaaaatagatttttaaatactttatgtCCCGTGATTCTGTTAACTTTACCTATTGGTTAGAAGGTTTTTGATAGATTCCTTAGGCTTTTCTACATGCACTCTCACGTTGTGAATAAGCCGTTTTGCATCGTCCATTCCGCTCAGTGCCgtctgtttcttttcttgccttcctGTACTGGCTAAAAGCTGCAGGACTTCCAGGCAGCATGGAAATGGTGCAGATGGACTCCCTTGCTGATCTTCTGTCAGAAGGGAAGTCCAGTATTTCACCACACTCGGTGACGTTTGCTTTCGGTTTTCTGTAGATCCCCTTTGTCAGATTAAGAAAGTTGAAAGGaaggatttttgtttcttttttctcatgtACCTGAGTATTTAGAATCATGCTTGACATGTGGTGGGTACTTAAAatgtctgaatgaatgaatgaatgaatgagtgtgtgtgtagcaCTGACATAATATCTTGATTTATTGGATGTGGGAGGAGGATTTGAGGAGCTGGGAGAATGGGATTTTCTATAATTGAGACAGAGAAAACCGTCGGGTGAGCAGGTTTTAGGGGTTGGTCAGGATTTTGGATTTGGTTGGGATGTGAGATGCCAGTTACAGAACCAGTATATGCGTCAGTGGAAGTCAGTGGATACACAAGTCTGGAGGTCAGTGGAAAGGCTGGACTGGGCATATACATGTATGAGTCATTAACCCAAAGATGGATTTTTAGATGGGTGTTGAGAGGTGTTGATCTTGACTAGTACGATTTCTTTTTATGGGTTTGGTTCTGCCTCTGTGCAGTAGACATTTTATCATTCACAAGTTGGTTTTTCTCTTATATGGGACAACCAGGCCTTGCTTGTGTTTTTTTCAACCTGatcttcatgttttatttttcatttacctAAAAAATGCAGCTGTCTTCTCTAGAACTAATGGCttctgtggcaaaaaaaaaaaaaaaaaaaattctggctaTGATATTTATTGTACTTAAGCACATTTTActtcataatatttattttaggtccttttaaaaagtagctttaaaattatattagtaattgtttttatatatatttaaattttaagcttgtcttttttcttactgtcagaattaaaagatgtttttgcATTGtatctaaaaatacatttttaaatttgactTATCTGACAATTCCTGAATTCAAAAGCATACTTTCAATGAAGATGTGATAGAAAAACATATTTAACAAGCTATATATTTGCATTCTAATGTTACTATAGTTGTGAATCATCTTCTTAGAAGAGGTAAGTATGTTGTATGTATGATAAAACTACAAAATAATTGTGTTATTCTTTTAGATGAAATTGCTAAGTacatggaaacagtgaaattACTGGATTATGTCGAAAAACCTCTTTATCAAAAGTTACGAGATATTCTTTTGCAAGGACTGAAAGCTATAGGAAGTAAGGATGATGGCAAGCTGGACCTCACTGTTGTGGAGAATGGAAGTTTGAAAGCAAAACCAGTGGCAAAGGTGAGTTTTGTTATTGAATTTTCCTTTGGGTTACCTGTGACTGTTTGCAACAAATATAGGCAAGTAAACCAGTAGCTCAGTAAAGAAAATAGCAGATTGCTCTGCAGTTAAATATTTATCATCATTACATAAAAGCAAACTCCATGATACGGAAAAATACATAGAGGGTTTTAGAAAAATGAGTATGTATTTTTTATGTTTGGTAGCAAGTTAAGAAATTCCCTGAACGAGTCTAACTTGGGATATTACTATCTAGCAGAGGAATTTGGATGGAGCACTCAATTTACATACCGTGTGTCCTTTTCTCCCATGTCACCATCCCTTTCGGTTGATCCCATGTTTCACTATTTCCTTGTTCATTGGTGTGGTCCAAGTATTTGCCCATTTGAAAACTGGTTTTGAAAAATTATCATTTGAAAATTGCATTTGAAAGTTTCCTTATTTGTTGGTATATTTCccatttaaacattattttgctCTTTACAGAAATGTCACTTCATAAAGCTGTGTATCTGTATATAAGAAGATTAATTTTTTggaaagaaatgttaaataataaacCTATGGTAGAAGTATTGTACAGACTTGTAGATAACCCCTGGTATCactttaaaattcagattttaagGTATGCATTATCTTACTGGTTGTTATTAATAATTAGTGattaactttttccttttttaatctgaaattgtGTTAGTTACTTTTATATGAAAAAGGAAGActacttttagaagaaaaatatatttttacattattgACTTTTAATTGTCATTAACTCTGTAAATTCGAGTAGACTTTTTGGAAGTCTCATATTCCAAACTGAGATAAAGAGTTAAAAACAGATTTTCTCCCTTTAAAataagcagcatattaaaagttttccataatttttttaatttacagagtAGATAGGAATTTTGAAATTGGATCATAAATTTGACTTTTTTGGCTAATAGTAGATTTCTTTATAATTTCATCATAGAATCTGGAATTAAACATATGCATCTATATACACATCTTGCTTTCATAAGTTTTCTCTTAATTGCACCTTATTCCATTTTTGTGGTCAACGACCATGAGGAAAACCATATCCAGTTTTATGTGAAGAGGATAAATTGAAGACTGAGTTGGATTTTTCAGGAAGGTGGTAAACTTAGaatttgcatatatgtataaacatacaGCTCACATCTTGCTCAGGACAGATTTTTGTGCATTAATATTTATAGCTGGCTTCTTAGTGTTTTGCTCTAAAATTTTGCTGATTGAAAAATAACTCTGTTGTCCTGAGAACTTGTCCAGTGCCATCGCCCTTCCCTGTGCAAATCGCTGTTGTTTGTAACTACATGCTGGAGAAAATTTTGTTTCCCCAGGTTGGCTGACTTTACAGCTGAATAGGTCAGTCTGCTGCAGAGCTAACATCTGTGACCTTATAATTCTCTTGTGTCCTTGGATAGTTCAGAAAGCTGGAAATTTCTTGTTAGATCATCCCCTACATGCATAAAGCTTCATTTAAGGAAAGAACATGAATAAAAAACTGAACCATTAGGTTTCCTTCATtggtttgcttccttttttttcccacctCAAAACTGGCACAGGACTATTTTTGTATTGAAAAGAAATTAATCAAAGTTAAGATTAGGTAAGATCCTGAAGCTGCTTGTTAGGCATTTAACTGTAGATTAATTGTTGATTTTGTTAGCcttttgtttgttatttgtaaaatgaaagaattagtttttgtttttaagcatcAGAAcactttcttcaaataaattcCAAATATACCACATCTAAAACAGATGAAAGCAGAGCTTCATCCAACTTGTGAGTCTGAGGACTTCCAAAAAGAGAAAGCTTTCTTCTCTGAGAAATTAGTATATTCCATCTCTTTTTTAGGAACGTGTATTTAGTTgaaattcctctttttttttttttttttttttgctctgattttCAGAATTTCAGAGCTGCGTATAATGCTTTGTCATAGAAGCTATATTAATCCTTATAATTGCATATT is a window encoding:
- the VRK1 gene encoding serine/threonine-protein kinase VRK1 isoform X2, yielding MPRVKAAQAGRQGPAKRRLAEHFAAGEIITDMTKKEWKLGSPIGQGGFGCIYLADTNSSKSVGSDAPCVVKVEPSDNGPLFTELKFYQRAAKPEQIQKWIRTHKLKYLGVPKYWGSGLHDKNGKSYRFMIIDRFGSDLQKIYEANAKRFSRKTVLQLSLRILDILEYIHEHEYVHGDIKASNLLLSYKNPDQVYLVDYGLAYRYCPEGTHKEYKEDPKRCHDGTIEFTSIDAHNGVAPSRRGDLEILGYCMIQWLSGHLPWEDNLKDPNYVRDSKIRYRENIASLMDKCFPERNKPDEIAKYMETVKLLDYVEKPLYQKLRDILLQGLKAIGSKDDGKLDLTVVENGSLKAKPVAKRKKEAEESVECSVEEMECSDRQTEEATQTRSKTRKRVQK
- the VRK1 gene encoding serine/threonine-protein kinase VRK1 isoform X5, with translation MDRFWCHACLRTLPNHRSVKMPRVKAAQAGRQGPAKRRLAEHFAAGEIITDMTKKEWKLGSPIGQGGFGCIYLADTNSSKSVGSDAPCVVKVEPSDNGPLFTELKFYQRAAKPEQIQKWIRTHKLKYLGVPKYWGSGLHDKNGKSYRFMIIDRFGSDLQKIYEANAKRFSRKTVLQLSLRILDILEYIHEHEYVHGDIKASNLLLSYKNPDQVYLVDYGLAYRYCPEGTHKEYKEDPKRCHDGTIEFTSIDAHNGVAPSRRGDLEILGYCMIQWLSGHLPWEDNLKDPNYVRDSKIRYRENIASLMDKCFPERNKPDEIAKYMETVKLLDYVEKPLYQKLRDILLQGLKAIGSKDDGKLDLTVVENGSLKAKPVAKKRKKEAEESVECSVEEMECSDRQTEEATQTRSKTRKRVQK
- the VRK1 gene encoding serine/threonine-protein kinase VRK1 isoform X4 is translated as MDTCLPGFKGKKLRPHIFMKVKMPRVKAAQAGRQGPAKRRLAEHFAAGEIITDMTKKEWKLGSPIGQGGFGCIYLADTNSSKSVGSDAPCVVKVEPSDNGPLFTELKFYQRAAKPEQIQKWIRTHKLKYLGVPKYWGSGLHDKNGKSYRFMIIDRFGSDLQKIYEANAKRFSRKTVLQLSLRILDILEYIHEHEYVHGDIKASNLLLSYKNPDQVYLVDYGLAYRYCPEGTHKEYKEDPKRCHDGTIEFTSIDAHNGVAPSRRGDLEILGYCMIQWLSGHLPWEDNLKDPNYVRDSKIRYRENIASLMDKCFPERNKPDEIAKYMETVKLLDYVEKPLYQKLRDILLQGLKAIGSKDDGKLDLTVVENGSLKAKPVAKRKKEAEESVECSVEEMECSDRQTEEATQTRSKTRKRVQK
- the VRK1 gene encoding serine/threonine-protein kinase VRK1 isoform X3 — protein: MDTCLPGFKGKKLRPHIFMKVKMPRVKAAQAGRQGPAKRRLAEHFAAGEIITDMTKKEWKLGSPIGQGGFGCIYLADTNSSKSVGSDAPCVVKVEPSDNGPLFTELKFYQRAAKPEQIQKWIRTHKLKYLGVPKYWGSGLHDKNGKSYRFMIIDRFGSDLQKIYEANAKRFSRKTVLQLSLRILDILEYIHEHEYVHGDIKASNLLLSYKNPDQVYLVDYGLAYRYCPEGTHKEYKEDPKRCHDGTIEFTSIDAHNGVAPSRRGDLEILGYCMIQWLSGHLPWEDNLKDPNYVRDSKIRYRENIASLMDKCFPERNKPDEIAKYMETVKLLDYVEKPLYQKLRDILLQGLKAIGSKDDGKLDLTVVENGSLKAKPVAKKRKKEAEESVECSVEEMECSDRQTEEATQTRSKTRKRVQK
- the VRK1 gene encoding serine/threonine-protein kinase VRK1 isoform X1, with protein sequence MPRVKAAQAGRQGPAKRRLAEHFAAGEIITDMTKKEWKLGSPIGQGGFGCIYLADTNSSKSVGSDAPCVVKVEPSDNGPLFTELKFYQRAAKPEQIQKWIRTHKLKYLGVPKYWGSGLHDKNGKSYRFMIIDRFGSDLQKIYEANAKRFSRKTVLQLSLRILDILEYIHEHEYVHGDIKASNLLLSYKNPDQVYLVDYGLAYRYCPEGTHKEYKEDPKRCHDGTIEFTSIDAHNGVAPSRRGDLEILGYCMIQWLSGHLPWEDNLKDPNYVRDSKIRYRENIASLMDKCFPERNKPDEIAKYMETVKLLDYVEKPLYQKLRDILLQGLKAIGSKDDGKLDLTVVENGSLKAKPVAKKRKKEAEESVECSVEEMECSDRQTEEATQTRSKTRKRVQK